One Homo sapiens chromosome 13, GRCh38.p14 Primary Assembly genomic window carries:
- the UBL3 gene encoding ubiquitin-like protein 3 translates to MSSNVPADMINLRLILVSGKTKEFLFSPNDSASDIAKHVYDNWPMDWEEEQVSSPNILRLIYQGRFLHGNVTLGALKLPFGKTTVMHLVARETLPEPNSQGQRNREKTGESNCCVIL, encoded by the exons ATAAATTTGCGCCTCATTTTGGTAAGCGGAAAAACAAAAGAGTTCCTGTTTTCTCCTAACGATTCTGCTTCTGACATTGCAAAGCATGTATATGACAATTGGCCAATGG ACTGGGAAGAAGAGCAGGTCAGCAGTCCAAATATTCTACGACTTATTTATCAAGGACGATTTCTACATGGAAATGTCACATTAGGAG CATTAAAACTTCCTTTTGGCAAAACAACAGTGATGCATTTGGTGGCCAGAGAGACATTACCAGAGCCAAACTCTCAAG GTCAGAGGAATCGTGAGAAGACTGGAGAGAGTAATTGTTGTGTAATCCTGTAA
- the UBL3 gene encoding ubiquitin-like protein 3 isoform X1 — protein MINLRLILVSGKTKEFLFSPNDSASDIAKHVYDNWPMDWEEEQVSSPNILRLIYQGRFLHGNVTLGALKLPFGKTTVMHLVARETLPEPNSQGQRNREKTGESNCCVIL, from the exons ATAAATTTGCGCCTCATTTTGGTAAGCGGAAAAACAAAAGAGTTCCTGTTTTCTCCTAACGATTCTGCTTCTGACATTGCAAAGCATGTATATGACAATTGGCCAATGG ACTGGGAAGAAGAGCAGGTCAGCAGTCCAAATATTCTACGACTTATTTATCAAGGACGATTTCTACATGGAAATGTCACATTAGGAG CATTAAAACTTCCTTTTGGCAAAACAACAGTGATGCATTTGGTGGCCAGAGAGACATTACCAGAGCCAAACTCTCAAG GTCAGAGGAATCGTGAGAAGACTGGAGAGAGTAATTGTTGTGTAATCCTGTAA